A single region of the Ancylobacter novellus DSM 506 genome encodes:
- a CDS encoding CbbQ/NirQ/NorQ/GpvN family protein — protein MPALSDAAAKMAPAPLDPLPFYAPSGAECALFEHAYRNQLPVLLKGPTGCGKTRFVAHMAAWLGRPLYTVSCHDDLTAADLTGRHLLKGGETVWVDGPLTRAVREGAIVYLDEVVEARKDVTVVLHPVTDDRRVLPLERTGELLEAPAEFMLVASYNPGYQNVLKTLKPSTRQRFVSIQFDFPDPEAEAAIVARESGLARDRCVPLVRIANALRDLKGQDLEEGASTRLLVYAATLIRDGVKPEIAIEAALLHPLSDDPEVLKALARIADLAFG, from the coding sequence ATGCCCGCCCTTTCCGACGCCGCTGCGAAGATGGCTCCCGCGCCGCTCGACCCGCTGCCCTTCTACGCGCCCTCCGGTGCGGAATGCGCACTGTTCGAGCACGCCTATCGCAACCAGCTCCCGGTGCTGCTCAAGGGGCCGACCGGCTGCGGCAAGACCCGCTTCGTCGCCCATATGGCGGCTTGGCTCGGCCGCCCGCTCTACACCGTCTCCTGCCATGACGACCTGACTGCCGCCGACCTCACCGGCCGCCATCTGCTCAAGGGCGGCGAGACCGTGTGGGTAGACGGGCCGCTGACCCGCGCTGTGCGCGAGGGAGCGATCGTCTATCTCGACGAGGTGGTCGAGGCCCGCAAGGACGTCACCGTGGTGCTGCACCCGGTCACCGACGACCGGCGCGTGCTGCCGCTGGAGCGCACCGGCGAGTTGCTGGAAGCGCCGGCCGAGTTCATGCTCGTCGCCTCCTACAATCCCGGCTACCAGAACGTGCTGAAGACGCTGAAGCCCTCCACCCGGCAGCGCTTCGTCTCGATCCAGTTCGACTTTCCCGACCCCGAGGCCGAGGCCGCGATCGTCGCCCGCGAGAGTGGGCTCGCAAGGGACCGCTGCGTCCCGTTGGTCCGCATCGCCAACGCGCTGCGCGACCTCAAGGGCCAGGACCTGGAGGAAGGCGCCTCGACCCGCCTCTTGGTCTATGCCGCGACGCTGATCCGCGACGGCGTGAAGCCGGAGATCGCCATCGAGGCGGCGCTGCTGCATCCGCTCAGCGACGATCCCGAGGTGCTGAAGGCGCTGGCCCGCATCGCCGACCTCGCCTTCGGCTGA
- a CDS encoding NnrS family protein, translating into MSPSPSLAASRARTNAGWLFAASFRPLFVGASALAAASVPLWVFLFLTGVAEVGGMPAMIWHAHEMVFGFLPAVMAGYLLSATPNWSGKLPASGTPLALLFAVWVAGRVVPLVAPLPVALAADAAFPLAITAALLREARVKPPKQSRHGLMLFPLLALAAVAHRLVAGDHELAALLARIGVAVAALLISAVGGRLVPSLTRNALAARGAEKVPEPYGRYDVFVLAAIFPALAVWAAAPTSRAAAVLMGAAAVLQAIRLLRWRGWLVRQVDVAALHAGYLWLVAGTGLAALAAEPLSLVPPDAALHVFTAGAIGTMTMAVMARLSTTRGAGARASASLCGFALMAVNLAALARVAAPILADRYVELLAMSAVLWALAWTAFLAAQVTGSPDKP; encoded by the coding sequence ATGTCACCCTCGCCCTCGCTCGCCGCCAGCCGCGCCCGCACCAATGCCGGATGGCTCTTTGCCGCCTCGTTCCGGCCGCTCTTCGTCGGCGCGTCCGCTCTCGCCGCCGCCTCCGTGCCGCTCTGGGTCTTCCTGTTCCTGACCGGGGTCGCGGAGGTCGGGGGCATGCCGGCCATGATCTGGCACGCCCATGAGATGGTGTTCGGCTTCCTCCCGGCGGTCATGGCCGGCTACCTGCTCTCGGCCACGCCGAACTGGTCCGGCAAGCTTCCAGCCTCGGGAACGCCGTTGGCGCTGCTCTTTGCGGTGTGGGTCGCCGGACGAGTGGTACCGCTGGTAGCGCCCTTGCCGGTTGCGCTCGCCGCCGACGCCGCCTTCCCCCTCGCCATCACCGCGGCACTGCTGCGCGAGGCGCGGGTGAAGCCGCCCAAGCAGTCCCGCCATGGGCTGATGCTGTTCCCTTTGCTCGCGCTCGCCGCGGTGGCGCACCGCCTCGTCGCCGGGGATCACGAGCTCGCCGCCCTGCTGGCGCGCATCGGCGTCGCCGTCGCGGCGCTGCTGATCTCGGCCGTGGGCGGGCGGCTGGTTCCCAGCCTCACCCGCAATGCACTGGCCGCCCGCGGCGCCGAAAAGGTGCCCGAGCCCTATGGCCGCTACGACGTCTTCGTGCTCGCCGCCATCTTCCCGGCGCTGGCCGTCTGGGCCGCCGCGCCGACCTCGCGGGCGGCGGCCGTGCTGATGGGCGCCGCCGCCGTGCTTCAGGCGATACGGCTGCTGCGCTGGCGCGGCTGGCTGGTCCGGCAGGTCGACGTCGCCGCGCTCCATGCCGGATATCTCTGGCTCGTCGCCGGCACCGGTCTCGCCGCGCTTGCCGCCGAGCCGCTTTCCCTCGTCCCGCCGGACGCGGCGCTGCACGTCTTCACCGCGGGGGCGATAGGCACGATGACGATGGCGGTCATGGCCCGCCTCAGCACGACGCGCGGCGCCGGGGCACGGGCGAGTGCATCGCTGTGCGGCTTCGCCCTCATGGCTGTGAATCTCGCGGCGCTGGCCAGGGTGGCCGCGCCGATTCTGGCAGACCGCTATGTCGAGCTGCTGGCCATGTCGGCGGTGCTCTGGGCGCTGGCCTGGACCGCCTTCCTCGCCGCCCAGGTCACCGGATCGCCGGACAAGCCGTGA
- a CDS encoding cytochrome c3 family protein gives MGKLKALILAAWRLVVRFWQIISRPSAYLPLGFLTLGGFICGVIFWGGFNTALEITNTEKFCTSCHEMRDNVYQELQSTVHFTNRSGVRATCPDCHVPHEWTDKIARKMQASKEVWGKIFGTISTREKFLDMRLTLAKHEWARLEANDSLECRNCHSSVAMDFTKQTRRAAEIHGRYLLTGQRTCIDCHKGIAHQLPDMTGVEPGWKEAPELQGKDQSSLHLEHELRAYTASLP, from the coding sequence ATGGGGAAGCTGAAGGCTCTCATCCTCGCCGCCTGGCGCCTCGTGGTGCGCTTCTGGCAGATCATCAGCCGGCCGAGCGCCTATCTTCCGCTCGGCTTCCTGACCCTGGGCGGCTTTATCTGCGGCGTCATCTTCTGGGGCGGCTTCAACACCGCGCTGGAGATCACCAACACCGAGAAATTCTGCACCTCCTGCCACGAGATGCGCGACAACGTCTATCAGGAGCTGCAATCGACGGTGCACTTCACCAACCGCTCAGGAGTGCGCGCCACCTGCCCGGACTGCCATGTGCCGCATGAGTGGACCGACAAGATCGCCCGCAAGATGCAGGCCTCCAAGGAGGTTTGGGGCAAGATCTTCGGCACCATCTCGACCCGCGAGAAGTTCCTTGACATGCGGCTGACGCTCGCCAAGCACGAATGGGCGCGGCTCGAGGCGAACGATTCCCTGGAGTGCCGCAACTGTCACTCGTCGGTCGCCATGGATTTCACCAAGCAGACCCGCCGGGCGGCCGAGATCCATGGCCGCTATCTGCTCACGGGGCAGCGCACCTGCATCGACTGCCACAAGGGTATCGCCCACCAATTGCCGGACATGACCGGCGTGGAGCCGGGCTGGAAGGAAGCGCCGGAACTCCAGGGCAAGGACCAGTCCTCCCTTCATCTGGAACACGAGTTGCGGGCCTATACCGCCTCGCTGCCCTAG
- a CDS encoding Crp/Fnr family transcriptional regulator: MKKLDRSLIRDLSIFQSMSEEDLDAVLAMASIRQLPEGKAAFSQGEIATEFFALLHGRLKVVQTTPDGQQVVVRHVNPGDIFGIARAMRRPDFPATAIAVVESLALAWPSSQWEAFIARSPVLAMNALQTVGQRLQDAHTRIRELSTEEVERRVAHALLRLVRQAGRKTEEGILIDFPVTRQDLAEMTGTTLHTVSRVMTGWESKGLVASGRKKVVVKDAHGLHVLAEKPE, translated from the coding sequence ATGAAGAAGCTCGACCGCTCGCTGATCCGGGATCTGAGCATCTTCCAGTCCATGTCGGAGGAGGATCTCGACGCCGTCCTCGCCATGGCCTCGATCCGGCAATTGCCCGAGGGAAAGGCCGCCTTCTCGCAGGGCGAGATCGCCACCGAGTTCTTCGCGCTGCTGCATGGCCGCCTGAAGGTCGTGCAGACGACGCCGGACGGGCAGCAGGTCGTCGTGCGGCACGTCAATCCGGGGGACATATTCGGCATCGCCCGCGCGATGCGCCGTCCCGACTTTCCGGCCACCGCCATCGCCGTGGTGGAAAGCCTGGCGCTTGCCTGGCCGTCGAGCCAGTGGGAGGCCTTCATCGCGCGCAGCCCGGTGCTCGCCATGAACGCGCTCCAGACCGTGGGGCAGCGCCTGCAGGACGCCCATACGCGGATCCGCGAGCTCTCGACCGAGGAAGTCGAGCGCCGCGTCGCGCATGCGCTGCTGCGGCTGGTGCGGCAGGCGGGCCGGAAGACGGAGGAAGGTATCCTCATCGACTTCCCGGTCACGCGGCAGGATCTCGCCGAGATGACCGGCACCACGCTCCACACGGTCAGCCGGGTGATGACCGGCTGGGAATCCAAGGGGCTGGTGGCCAGCGGCCGCAAGAAGGTCGTGGTCAAGGACGCGCACGGGCTTCACGTGCTGGCGGAGAAGCCGGAGTGA
- a CDS encoding c-type cytochrome — translation MSERFTKSAARNVFYGGSIFFFVVFVGLTAQSHWHIVTTSTDEATLSESVIRGKHVWEKNSCINCHSILGEGAYFAPEVGNVWIRYGGKDDPQAAREGLIAWMRSQPSGVEGRRQMPQFHLTDQELNDLVDFLEWTSRIDTQKWPPNDAG, via the coding sequence ATGAGCGAACGCTTCACCAAATCCGCCGCCCGAAACGTCTTCTATGGCGGCTCCATCTTCTTCTTCGTGGTGTTCGTTGGCCTCACCGCCCAGAGCCACTGGCACATCGTCACCACGTCCACCGACGAGGCGACGCTTTCCGAAAGCGTCATCCGCGGCAAGCATGTGTGGGAGAAGAACTCCTGCATCAACTGCCACTCGATCCTCGGCGAGGGCGCCTATTTCGCGCCGGAGGTCGGCAATGTCTGGATCCGCTATGGCGGCAAGGACGACCCGCAGGCCGCGCGCGAAGGGCTGATCGCCTGGATGCGGTCGCAGCCCTCGGGCGTCGAGGGCCGGCGGCAGATGCCGCAGTTCCACCTGACCGACCAGGAGCTCAACGACCTCGTCGACTTCCTGGAATGGACGAGCCGCATCGACACCCAGAAGTGGCCTCCCAACGACGCCGGCTGA
- a CDS encoding DUF1858 domain-containing protein: MSTVLTAPITAETILDDLMSTYKVTIPLFIRRKMMCIGCPVVRLHDVREACREHGVPLDEFLREVNAAIAQGA; this comes from the coding sequence ATGTCGACGGTCCTGACCGCCCCCATAACCGCCGAGACGATCCTCGACGACCTGATGAGCACCTACAAGGTGACGATCCCGCTGTTCATCCGCCGGAAGATGATGTGCATCGGCTGCCCGGTGGTGCGCCTGCACGACGTCCGCGAGGCCTGCCGCGAGCACGGCGTGCCACTCGACGAGTTCCTCCGGGAAGTGAACGCCGCCATCGCGCAAGGGGCGTGA
- the hemN gene encoding oxygen-independent coproporphyrinogen III oxidase produces MNAPFIPTPSLIDVARRMVPRYTSYPTAPHFSPAVTAETYGGWLEKVRDRGEAISLYLHVPFCRTICNYCGCTTKAALRDDPVRAYAASIHDEIALFAERLGPVEVSHIHWGGGTPNILPPDCFEALVRDLGNRFRFRPDMEHAIELDPRHVTAEGARRLADLGINRASLGVQTLDAAVQKAIARIQPLPVVEASFAHLRNAGITAINADLMYGLPLQTLDTIRDTAERVLALEPSRFAIFGYAHVPWMKAHQRLIDEAALPDAVERIRQAALAREILERGGYVEIGIDHFALPDDALTLAQDERRLHRNFQGYTDDAATTLIGIGASSISRTPWGFAQNAPDNHGWRRAIESGRLPTVRGKAYEGDDLLRAAVIEDLLCAFEVDLAEVAARHGASVDGFEDDVRRLAPLVNAGWVEVRGSRVAIRRHRHEIARVVAAEFDAYLGRGGRHSTAV; encoded by the coding sequence ATGAACGCGCCCTTCATCCCCACGCCTTCCCTCATCGACGTCGCGCGCCGCATGGTGCCGCGCTACACCTCCTACCCGACCGCCCCGCATTTCTCCCCGGCCGTCACGGCCGAGACCTATGGCGGCTGGCTAGAGAAGGTACGGGACCGCGGGGAGGCGATCTCACTCTATCTGCACGTCCCGTTCTGCCGGACCATCTGCAATTATTGCGGCTGCACCACCAAGGCGGCACTGCGCGACGACCCGGTGCGCGCCTATGCCGCGTCGATCCATGACGAGATCGCCCTGTTTGCCGAGCGGCTCGGGCCGGTAGAGGTTTCGCACATCCATTGGGGCGGCGGCACGCCGAACATCCTGCCGCCGGACTGCTTCGAGGCGCTGGTGCGCGACCTCGGCAATCGCTTCCGCTTCCGGCCCGACATGGAGCACGCGATCGAGCTCGATCCCCGCCATGTGACCGCGGAGGGCGCGCGGCGGCTCGCCGACCTCGGCATCAACCGGGCGAGCCTTGGTGTGCAGACGCTCGACGCCGCGGTGCAGAAGGCGATCGCCCGCATCCAGCCGCTTCCGGTGGTGGAAGCTTCCTTCGCGCATCTGCGGAACGCCGGCATCACCGCCATCAATGCCGACCTGATGTACGGCCTGCCGCTGCAGACGCTCGACACCATCCGCGACACCGCCGAACGGGTGCTGGCGCTGGAGCCGAGCCGGTTCGCCATCTTTGGCTACGCCCATGTGCCGTGGATGAAGGCGCATCAGCGGCTGATCGACGAGGCGGCGCTGCCGGACGCCGTGGAGCGCATCCGCCAGGCGGCGCTGGCGCGCGAGATCCTCGAGCGTGGCGGCTATGTCGAGATCGGCATCGACCACTTCGCGCTGCCGGACGATGCGCTGACGCTGGCGCAGGATGAACGCAGGCTGCACCGCAATTTCCAGGGCTATACCGACGACGCCGCGACCACGCTGATCGGCATCGGCGCCTCCTCGATCAGCCGGACGCCCTGGGGCTTCGCGCAGAACGCTCCTGACAACCACGGCTGGCGGCGGGCCATCGAATCAGGGCGGCTGCCGACGGTGCGCGGCAAGGCCTATGAGGGAGACGACCTTCTGCGGGCGGCGGTCATCGAGGATCTGCTCTGCGCCTTCGAGGTCGACCTTGCCGAGGTCGCAGCGCGGCACGGCGCGAGCGTCGATGGCTTCGAAGACGATGTCCGCAGGCTCGCGCCCCTCGTCAATGCGGGATGGGTGGAGGTGCGCGGCAGCCGCGTTGCGATCCGCCGGCACCGCCACGAGATCGCGCGCGTCGTCGCCGCCGAGTTCGACGCCTATCTCGGCCGCGGCGGCCGCCATTCGACGGCGGTGTGA
- a CDS encoding cbb3-type cytochrome c oxidase subunit I, whose amino-acid sequence MKYASQRVAYWYFTCAMVLFGVQILAGVLAGTVYVLPNVLSELLPFNIIRMIHTNALIVWLLMGFFGCAYYLVPEEAERDIESPLLAYIQLGLLMFGALSAVAGYTLGVHEGREFLEQPLWIKVAIVVVALIFLYNVSMTVLKGRRTAVTSVLLLGLWGIALFWLFAFYAPANLSLDKLYWWYIVHLWVEGVWELVMASVLAFLMIKTTGVDREVVEKWLYSIVGLALFSGLLGTGHHYYWIGAPGYWQWVGSVFSALEIAPFFAMVIFAFRMVFKGRKDHPNRAAVLWSLGCTVGAFFGAGVWGFLHTLSFVNYYTHGTQLTAAHGHLAFFGAYVMLNLALITYAMPYLRGKAPYHQGLNILSFWLMTGAMTVMTFALTFAGVIQVHLQRVLGMPYMEVQDQIAPFYWLRLGSGVVVGISAILFLWSVFGPVRERKARPAKVAVQPAE is encoded by the coding sequence ATGAAATACGCAAGCCAACGCGTGGCGTACTGGTACTTCACCTGCGCCATGGTCCTGTTCGGGGTCCAGATCCTCGCCGGAGTGCTGGCCGGAACCGTCTACGTGCTGCCGAACGTGCTCTCCGAGCTGCTGCCCTTCAACATCATCCGAATGATCCACACCAACGCGCTGATCGTCTGGCTGCTGATGGGCTTCTTCGGCTGTGCCTATTACCTCGTGCCGGAGGAGGCCGAGCGCGACATCGAGAGCCCGCTCCTCGCCTATATCCAGCTCGGCCTCCTGATGTTCGGTGCGCTGTCGGCGGTCGCCGGCTACACGCTCGGCGTCCATGAGGGCCGCGAGTTCCTCGAGCAGCCGCTCTGGATCAAGGTCGCCATCGTCGTGGTCGCCCTGATCTTCCTCTACAACGTCTCCATGACCGTCCTGAAGGGACGCCGGACCGCGGTGACCAGCGTGCTGCTGCTCGGCCTGTGGGGCATCGCCCTGTTCTGGCTGTTCGCCTTCTATGCGCCGGCAAACCTCAGCCTCGACAAGCTCTACTGGTGGTACATCGTCCATCTCTGGGTCGAGGGCGTCTGGGAGCTGGTGATGGCTTCCGTGCTCGCCTTCCTGATGATCAAGACCACCGGCGTCGACCGCGAGGTGGTCGAGAAGTGGCTCTACTCGATCGTCGGCCTCGCCCTCTTCTCAGGGCTCCTCGGCACCGGCCACCACTACTACTGGATCGGTGCGCCCGGTTACTGGCAGTGGGTCGGCTCGGTGTTCTCGGCGCTGGAGATCGCTCCCTTCTTCGCCATGGTGATCTTCGCCTTCCGGATGGTGTTCAAGGGCCGCAAGGACCATCCCAACCGCGCCGCCGTGCTGTGGTCGCTCGGCTGCACCGTGGGCGCCTTCTTCGGCGCCGGGGTGTGGGGCTTCCTGCACACCCTGTCCTTCGTGAACTACTACACGCACGGCACCCAGCTCACGGCGGCGCACGGCCATCTCGCCTTCTTCGGCGCCTATGTGATGCTGAACCTCGCGCTGATCACCTATGCGATGCCGTATCTCAGGGGGAAGGCGCCCTATCACCAGGGGCTCAACATCCTGTCCTTCTGGCTGATGACCGGGGCGATGACGGTGATGACCTTCGCCCTCACCTTCGCCGGCGTCATCCAGGTCCATCTGCAGCGCGTGCTCGGCATGCCCTACATGGAGGTACAGGACCAGATCGCGCCCTTCTACTGGCTGCGGCTCGGATCGGGCGTGGTGGTCGGCATCTCGGCGATCCTGTTCCTCTGGTCGGTGTTCGGTCCGGTCCGCGAGCGCAAGGCCAGGCCCGCAAAGGTCGCGGTCCAGCCCGCGGAATGA
- a CDS encoding DUF2249 domain-containing protein, with protein MSQITEAIIPAEPANPTVAEPVTLDVRPLARPHRHLLIFRQFELLAPGEAFELVNDHDPLGLLHQFRQIVPGLFTWDYLRQGPDEWRVLIGRTQAPASADVHVHDEGCTCGSSSGGCG; from the coding sequence ATGTCCCAGATCACCGAAGCGATCATCCCCGCCGAACCGGCAAACCCGACCGTCGCCGAGCCGGTCACCCTCGACGTTCGTCCTCTCGCGAGGCCGCACCGTCATCTTCTCATCTTCCGCCAGTTCGAGCTCCTCGCACCCGGCGAGGCCTTCGAGCTGGTGAACGATCACGATCCGCTCGGCCTCCTGCATCAGTTCCGCCAGATCGTGCCCGGCCTGTTCACCTGGGACTATCTCCGGCAGGGGCCTGACGAGTGGCGCGTGCTGATCGGCCGGACACAGGCGCCGGCATCGGCCGACGTCCACGTCCATGACGAGGGCTGCACCTGCGGCTCCTCCAGCGGCGGCTGCGGCTGA
- a CDS encoding nitric oxide reductase activation protein NorD, whose protein sequence is MSILEPEEFVGEHWHRLVGGVSTYRRHPRAAVSLATMRTRLGVLYRALGGDGAIRIAESAPVASRHRLSLIERIGLGTEKMSLPILDAATLRLPGTIDVFPDRANNEALYEWLAAWFAHAVPVVEDDGDPLRNDLCRLRAAVGTTRATLTAWPGLGRHYQRLREATLAVRPERSLPPHEANLEDAIRAVLGGRRDVTNPYLHAIEDPAFDLSDVKAPRGYRTFLPVPLFGDIHGGAAAPSPDDDGEAEGRSVSVDAKRRRAERRETDQSDRSDPLCFHRFETIFAVAEMVNVNRKVDDDDEEGARQAADDLAELTIGANRRRSAVRLKMDLDLAPAEADGAALTQGLTYPEWDWKKAAYRPDHCRVYAGPAAEQGEDWEPDAAMQRRIAAVRRQFEALRPKRLVLHGQPDGDDLDLSALVRAVADRHAGGIGSERVFTAARALERDLSLAVLMDVSLSTDAWIGAHRVLDVEKGALLALTHGLTACGDEHAIYTFTSRRRTSVTVSTVKGFEEPLNPAILRRIMALSPGQYTRMGAAVRHVAKALAERPQRHRLLLLLTDGKPNDIDYYEGRYGIEDTRAAIREARKQGLTVFGVTVDGEARDYFPYLFGKGGYAIVPDAERLPTALPAIYRQLIG, encoded by the coding sequence ATGTCGATCCTCGAGCCGGAAGAGTTCGTCGGCGAGCACTGGCACCGCCTGGTTGGCGGCGTCAGCACCTACAGGCGTCACCCTCGGGCGGCGGTGAGCCTCGCCACAATGCGGACGCGGCTCGGCGTCCTCTACCGGGCGCTGGGCGGCGATGGCGCAATCCGCATCGCCGAGAGCGCCCCCGTCGCCTCGCGCCACCGCCTCAGCCTCATCGAGCGGATCGGCCTCGGCACCGAGAAGATGAGCCTGCCGATCCTCGACGCGGCGACGCTTCGCCTGCCGGGGACGATCGACGTCTTTCCCGACCGGGCGAACAACGAGGCGCTCTACGAATGGCTCGCCGCCTGGTTCGCCCATGCCGTCCCGGTCGTGGAGGACGACGGCGATCCGCTCCGCAACGACCTGTGCCGCCTGCGGGCCGCGGTCGGGACCACGCGGGCGACGCTTACCGCCTGGCCGGGGCTCGGCCGGCACTACCAGCGCCTGCGCGAGGCGACGCTCGCCGTCCGGCCGGAGCGGTCGCTGCCGCCGCATGAGGCCAACCTTGAGGACGCGATCCGCGCCGTTCTCGGCGGGCGGCGCGACGTGACGAATCCCTATCTGCATGCCATCGAGGATCCCGCCTTCGACCTTTCCGACGTGAAGGCGCCGCGCGGCTATCGCACCTTCCTGCCGGTGCCCCTCTTCGGCGACATCCATGGCGGAGCCGCCGCCCCCTCCCCCGACGATGATGGCGAGGCCGAGGGCCGGTCCGTCTCCGTCGACGCGAAGCGCCGCCGCGCCGAGAGGCGGGAGACGGACCAGAGCGACCGCAGCGATCCGCTGTGCTTCCACCGCTTCGAGACCATCTTCGCCGTCGCGGAGATGGTGAACGTCAACCGCAAGGTCGACGACGATGACGAGGAAGGCGCCCGCCAGGCGGCCGACGACCTCGCCGAGCTGACCATCGGCGCGAATCGCCGCCGCTCCGCGGTGCGCCTCAAGATGGACCTCGACCTCGCTCCCGCCGAGGCGGATGGTGCGGCCCTCACGCAGGGCCTCACCTATCCGGAGTGGGACTGGAAGAAGGCGGCCTACCGCCCGGACCATTGCCGCGTATATGCCGGCCCCGCCGCCGAGCAGGGCGAGGACTGGGAGCCGGACGCGGCGATGCAGCGCCGTATCGCCGCCGTCCGCCGCCAGTTCGAGGCGCTGCGGCCGAAGCGGCTGGTGCTGCACGGCCAGCCCGACGGCGACGATCTCGACCTCTCCGCCCTGGTCCGCGCGGTCGCCGACCGCCACGCCGGTGGGATCGGCTCGGAGCGCGTCTTCACGGCAGCGCGCGCGCTGGAGCGGGACCTGTCCTTGGCCGTGCTGATGGACGTCTCGCTCTCGACCGACGCCTGGATCGGCGCGCACCGCGTGCTCGATGTCGAGAAGGGCGCGCTGCTGGCGCTGACGCACGGGCTCACCGCCTGCGGCGACGAGCACGCCATCTACACCTTCACCTCGCGCCGGCGCACCTCGGTGACGGTCTCGACCGTGAAGGGCTTCGAGGAGCCGCTGAATCCCGCCATCCTGCGCCGCATCATGGCGCTCAGCCCCGGGCAATATACCCGCATGGGCGCTGCCGTCCGGCACGTCGCCAAGGCGTTGGCCGAACGGCCGCAGCGGCATCGGCTGCTGCTTCTCCTCACCGACGGCAAGCCGAACGACATCGACTATTACGAGGGACGCTACGGCATCGAGGATACGCGGGCGGCGATCCGCGAGGCCCGCAAGCAGGGCCTCACCGTGTTCGGCGTGACCGTCGACGGCGAGGCGCGCGATTATTTCCCCTATCTGTTCGGCAAAGGCGGCTACGCCATCGTGCCGGATGCGGAGCGGCTGCCGACGGCGCTGCCGGCCATCTACCGCCAGCTCATCGGGTGA
- a CDS encoding nitrate reductase cytochrome c-type subunit, whose protein sequence is MRGQDRPRLNALSLLLIAFAACAGSSLAVLGARSQETGPVTLVPRLTGTADPMAQNSIPPLDRPVVDDMRRMRNYPEQPPIIPHSIDGYQLTLNANRCLDCHKREFTEGSGAPMISVTHFQDRDGQVLADVTPRRYFCTECHVQQTDARPLVPNNFVDADDVGRNK, encoded by the coding sequence ATGCGCGGTCAAGATCGTCCCCGTCTGAACGCCTTGTCGCTCCTGCTGATCGCGTTTGCGGCCTGCGCCGGTTCCTCGCTCGCCGTGCTCGGCGCCCGCTCGCAGGAGACGGGGCCGGTCACGCTGGTGCCTCGGCTCACCGGGACCGCCGACCCGATGGCGCAGAACTCGATCCCGCCGCTCGACCGCCCGGTCGTCGACGACATGCGGCGGATGCGGAACTATCCCGAGCAGCCACCGATCATCCCGCATTCGATCGACGGCTATCAGCTCACGCTCAACGCCAATCGCTGCCTCGACTGCCACAAGCGCGAATTCACCGAGGGCTCGGGCGCGCCGATGATCAGCGTGACGCATTTCCAGGACCGCGACGGGCAGGTGCTCGCCGACGTTACGCCGCGCCGCTATTTCTGCACCGAGTGCCATGTCCAGCAGACCGACGCGCGGCCGCTGGTGCCGAACAACTTCGTCGACGCCGACGATGTCGGCCGCAACAAGTAG